GGTTAAATTCGAGAACCGAACCCAGATGTGATTTGGCCGCGGCAACAGCGATTTGCGATGGCAAAGATAGTTGCCCTGCGGATCCACCACGATCGTGTCCGCGAAAACCGCCTCGACCTCGGGATGCCGCGCGAAGAAATTGTGGACGGCCTTAAGTCCGCCGGGAAGATATTGTTCATCGCAATTCAAGTAAGCGACGATCTCGCCCTGGGCGCGTTTCAAACCACGATTGACGGCGTCATACATGCCCTGGTCTTTTTCGATGAAAGCCTTGACGCGTTTATCGTGCGGCAGCCATTCCTGCGTGCCATCATCCGAACAGGAATCCTGGACGATGTGTTCGACCGTCACGCCTTGCTGATCGGCAACCGAGGCGATGCACAGTTTGAGCCACGCCGAATTGCGGAAGCTGGGGGTGACGATGGAAAAATTCACGGATGCAGCGCGGGATGGGTTGCGGGCTTGGCTTCAGCAGCGCCCGCGCCAACGGAAACCGCTTCGACGCTGTGAAACGCCGCGGCGAGGTTGGCGAGATGTTGTTCGAAGTTGAATTGACGCCGGAAAATTTCCCGGAAGGCCTCAGCCGTCTGGCTCGTTATGCCCGCCAGGAGAGCCCTGGCGATTTGTTCCGGCGAGCGGACATCCACGAGCCCGGAATAATCCGTGGAAAATAATTCCGGGATGGAACGCCAGCGCGTCGTGAGGATCGGTAGTCCAAAAGCCATCGCCTCGATCAGATTCACCGGCTGATTTTCATTTCGGTAATAAGTGGGAAAGCAAAAATAATCGCTATTGCGCAGCGCCACTTTTTTTTCCTCGCCGCCCACGAAACCGAGATACTTTATGTTCTGTCCTTCGGGAGTGGCGAGCAAGCGGTCGAATTCTTTTTTCTCCGCGTCATTCACAAAATTTCCCGCGATCATCAGTTGAATCGAGAGCCGCGATTTTTGCGCAGTTAAGGTTTGGTTCGCCTGGATGACGCCTTTCGCACAGTCAAAAAGCCCTTTTTCGGCAGTGCAATGGGCGAGGTAAAGCACCTTGAAGATATTCGGATCGCCGCCAGCGGCAACAATTTCTTCAGGCGTGAGAGATTCTCCCGCGTTTAATTTTTTGCGGGCAGACAAACGCGCGCGCCGGCGGGGAAGAATCGTTTGATCGAAATCTGCGCA
This genomic window from Verrucomicrobiia bacterium contains:
- a CDS encoding glycosyltransferase; amino-acid sequence: MKLLIFAHTPPPHHGQSYMVQLMLEGFGGDQRLRRNRKSTSPFGVACYHVNARVSKELEDIGNLQVGKIFLLFGYCLQAIWCRYRYGVTTLYYIPAPGKHSALYRDWFVMLLCRPFFKKIILHWHAAGLSKWLETHVHTRTRILTYHWMKDVNLSIVLSRYNRADAEKLLPKQIRVVNNGVPDPCADFDQTILPRRRARLSARKKLNAGESLTPEEIVAAGGDPNIFKVLYLAHCTAEKGLFDCAKGVIQANQTLTAQKSRLSIQLMIAGNFVNDAEKKEFDRLLATPEGQNIKYLGFVGGEEKKVALRNSDYFCFPTYYRNENQPVNLIEAMAFGLPILTTRWRSIPELFSTDYSGLVDVRSPEQIARALLAGITSQTAEAFREIFRRQFNFEQHLANLAAAFHSVEAVSVGAGAAEAKPATHPALHP
- a CDS encoding glycosyltransferase family 2 protein — encoded protein: MNFSIVTPSFRNSAWLKLCIASVADQQGVTVEHIVQDSCSDDGTQEWLPHDKRVKAFIEKDQGMYDAVNRGLKRAQGEIVAYLNCDEQYLPGGLKAVHNFFARHPEVEAVFADTIVVDPQGNYLCHRKSLLPRPNHIWVRFSNLTCAIFIRRKTLEERNLYFDTRWRNIGDVFWVMEMIKRGTRMKVFDHFTSVFYETGANLNLNAEGIRESQTKAGSTPRWIKKTWPIFLALHRLRMLKRGAFSQKPFDFSLYTPASPGQRVTQHVAKPTPLWPNRR